The Candidatus Methylomirabilota bacterium genome contains the following window.
CCGGCACAGGTGGAGCCGACGGGCGCGCGAGCGCGGCCGTCGGCCCCACGGGAGCGGCAGGCGTCATGGCCGCAGCGCTACTTGTCGAGCCAGACCTTTCCGAGCCACAGGTTGTACTCCACCGGGTGCACGGTGAATCCCTTGACGCTCGCGCGCGTGACCACGATTTCCTTGGTGTTGTACACGGGGATCCACACCATCTCCTTGGCGAGAATGTCCTGCACCTCGCCGTAGAGCTTCTCGCGCTCTGTCTGGTTCAGGCTCCGGCGCGCCTGCTCCACGAGGGCGTCCACGCGCGGGTTGGCGTAACGCGAGGTGTTCCAGCCGGTGGGCGGCACCTGCTTCGAATGAAAGAGCGCGTAGAGAGAGTAGTCGGCATCCGCGTTCGAGGTCACCCAGCCCAGGGTGAACATGTGCTGGTTCAGGGTGGCCGCGCGGAACTGCGTGAACACGGTTGCCCACTCCAGGAATTGCACCTTGGCCTCGACCCCGACCTCCTTGAACATGGCCTGGATGGCCTCGGTGATCTCGCCGTCCTTGGGATAGCGACCGCGCGCGGCCAGCCACGACAGCGAGAGCTTCTGCCCGCTCTTCTGCACGACGCCATCGGGGCCGGGGGTCCAGCCCGCTTGGGCCAGGAGGGCCCTGGCCTTGGCGCGGTCGAAGGGGTACAGCTTGTCGAGCTGCATGTCCTTGAAGCCGAACACGCTCGGGGCGAGCACGCCGCGGGCGGGCACCGCCGAGCCCTCCAGGATGTTCTCGAGGATGGCCTTGCGATCCACGGCGTGGAGCAGGGCCGTGCGCACGCGCACATCGTCGAGCGGAGCGAACCCGGCGTGCATTCCCGCGAAGACCACGCGTCCGCCCACCACCTCGTGGACGATGTACTTCGAATCGCGCTTGAGGGAGGCGAGCTGGGCGGGGGCGGGCAGCAACACCATGTCGGCGTCGCCGGTCTGGAGCGCGATCATGCGCGCACCCTCTTCGGGGACGACCTTGAAGATGACGCGGTCGAGGGGCGCCTTGTCGCCCCAGTAGTCGGCATTCCGCTCCAGGATCACGTGGGTGTTGGTCTTCCACTCGACGAACTTGAAGGGCCCGGTCCCCACGGGCGCGCGGCTGAAGTCGGGGCCCATCTTCTGCACGGCGGTGGGCGACACGATGCCCGTGCAGTACATGGCCAGCGTGCGCAGGATGGGGCCATACGGCTCGCGGGTCATCACGTCCACGGTCAGCTCGTCCACCACCTCCGCGCCGCTCAGGGAGCCGGCGAGGCTCGCCCAGCGCGCGGGCGGCGTACCCCGCAGGGCGCGATCGAAGGTGAACTTCACCGCGGCCGCGTTCAGGGGCGTGCCGTCGTGGAACTTGACGCCCGGCCGCAGCTTGAAGCGCACCTTGGTGGGCGAGAGGATCTCGTATGAAAGGGCGAGGGCGGGCTTGATCTGCATCTTCTCGTCCATGGTCAGGAGCGGTTCGAGCATGTTGAAGTAGACCCAGGCGCCGGGCGCGGTGGTCTCGAGCTGCGGATCGAGCGACACGGGATCGGTGGGACGCACGATGGTGAGGGTGCCGCCCTTTTTCTGAGCTTCGGCCGGAGAGGCAGAGCCGAGGCAGAGGGAAGTCGCCCAAGCGAAGACGAACACGGAGAGAAGCGCGGTGCGAGCTGGCCTCATCAGTAAATCTCCTTTCGCATCGAGACTGCGATCACGGCCGCTCGCCGGCCCTCGCGCTCAACCGCCTCATGGTCGCGAGCCTTGCGTCAAAGCCACGAGCGGGTCGAGGTTCTCCCAGGCCATCGGCCGGCGGCCATCCTCCAGATCGCGGATCAGCTCGGTGAGCTGCCGCATGAGGGGCATGGCCACCCCGAAAGCCTCGCCCTTCCGCACGAGCACGCCGAGCTGGCCATCGACCTCGGTCTTGCGCTTGCGCACGGCGAGGTCGCGCCATATCCCGGTCTTGGTCTTGGTGTGGAAACGGTAGTGGACGGCGATGGCCGTCATGGCACGCGCGCGGGCCCCCGCGTCACCGCCGAGGGCCGCCCGGTACCATGCCGGGTCGAACTCGTCGAAGGGCTCGAGGCGCACCCCGGCCTTGTCGCTGACGGCCATGCCTTCTCCCACGATGCCGATGAGCGCCGCCTGCACGCCCGGGCTCCGCTCCACCACTTCGTACACGTGCGCGTCGACCACCGCCGTGCCGAAGAGCAAGGCACCGTAGATGAGCTTCGCCCACTTGTAGCCCCAGATATTCTCGGTGACGGGAGTCTCCTCCACCACGCTCAGCAGTCGGGCCAGCTCGCGGACACGGGGCGTGATCCGTCCATCGAGCTCTCCCAGCACGAAGGCGCCGTGGCCGCCGTGGAGGATTCGCCCCGGCGCGACCCAGTCCGCCGCCCAGTTGACGAGGCAACCGACGGTTCGCTCGGCCCCGATGGCCTGCGCGATCAGCTCCTCGCTGAGCCCGTTCTGGAGAGACACCGTGATGCCGCCGGGCGCCAGCCGCGGTGTGATGTCCCGGAGGGCGTCGGCCGTGTGGTGACTCTTGACGGCAAGCAGGATCAGCCCGAGCTTGTCACCGAGACGGGCAGGCGTGACGGCGCGCACGCGGGTCGTGGTCGCCACGCCGTCCCGTTCCACGGTGAGCCCGCGGTCATTGATGGCGTCGACATGGGGAGCGTCGCTGTCGACGACGACGACCTCGTGCCCGGCGCGCGCGAGAGCGGCACCCGTGGTGCCTCCGATCGCGCCCGCGCCGTAGACGGTGATCACCATCGCGCTCCTCAAGTATCACAGGGTCTCCACACCGTCAACGCCGGCAGGCGGCTGAAAAAGGCCCATCTGCTTCGTTGGCGAGGGCGGCGGCACCCGCTCAACGTACAGAGAGTACGCCTCGGGGTGCCGCCGCCTCGCCGCCTCGCATCTGGACCTTTTTGAGCCGCCTGCCAGTTTCTCGGCCCTGATAGAATTGCCGTCGTGGCTCAGGACCTCCGCAGCTTCGTGGCGGCGTACGGGGAGGCCAATCCAGGCGAGGTCGTCCGGATCGCCGAGCCCGTCTCCCTCGAGCACGACATCATGGCCGTGGTGCTCGAGTACGAGCGCCGTCGGCGCTATCCCGTCCTCTTCTTCGAAAGGATCAGCGGGCACGACATTCCCGTCGTGTGCAACGTGGTGGCGAGTCGCCGCGCCCTCGCCTTCGCCCTCGGCGTGCCAGCCTCCGAGCTGGCGGCCGAGTATGCGCGCCGGATCAAGGAACCGATGAAGCCCGTGGTGGTCGCGGACCCTCTGTTTCGCCGTCACGTGGTGACGGGGGACGCCGTCGACCTCGCCTCGCTGCCCATTCCCGTCTACTTCCCGGGTGACGCCGGTCGCTACATCACGGCGGGCATGCTGGTGGCGCGAGATCCCGCGACCGGGGTCGAGACCGAGGGCTACCACCGTCTTCAGCTCAAGGGGCGGAACCGGATGGGGGTGAGCCTCCATTCGCGCCGGCGCATGTTCGAGTATCAGCGCCGCGCCGAGGCGAAAGGCCAGGCGCTCCCCTGCGCCATTGCCCTGGGCCTCCACCCGATCGTCT
Protein-coding sequences here:
- a CDS encoding 2-dehydropantoate 2-reductase N-terminal domain-containing protein — encoded protein: MVITVYGAGAIGGTTGAALARAGHEVVVVDSDAPHVDAINDRGLTVERDGVATTTRVRAVTPARLGDKLGLILLAVKSHHTADALRDITPRLAPGGITVSLQNGLSEELIAQAIGAERTVGCLVNWAADWVAPGRILHGGHGAFVLGELDGRITPRVRELARLLSVVEETPVTENIWGYKWAKLIYGALLFGTAVVDAHVYEVVERSPGVQAALIGIVGEGMAVSDKAGVRLEPFDEFDPAWYRAALGGDAGARARAMTAIAVHYRFHTKTKTGIWRDLAVRKRKTEVDGQLGVLVRKGEAFGVAMPLMRQLTELIRDLEDGRRPMAWENLDPLVALTQGSRP
- a CDS encoding ABC transporter substrate-binding protein, translated to MRPARTALLSVFVFAWATSLCLGSASPAEAQKKGGTLTIVRPTDPVSLDPQLETTAPGAWVYFNMLEPLLTMDEKMQIKPALALSYEILSPTKVRFKLRPGVKFHDGTPLNAAAVKFTFDRALRGTPPARWASLAGSLSGAEVVDELTVDVMTREPYGPILRTLAMYCTGIVSPTAVQKMGPDFSRAPVGTGPFKFVEWKTNTHVILERNADYWGDKAPLDRVIFKVVPEEGARMIALQTGDADMVLLPAPAQLASLKRDSKYIVHEVVGGRVVFAGMHAGFAPLDDVRVRTALLHAVDRKAILENILEGSAVPARGVLAPSVFGFKDMQLDKLYPFDRAKARALLAQAGWTPGPDGVVQKSGQKLSLSWLAARGRYPKDGEITEAIQAMFKEVGVEAKVQFLEWATVFTQFRAATLNQHMFTLGWVTSNADADYSLYALFHSKQVPPTGWNTSRYANPRVDALVEQARRSLNQTEREKLYGEVQDILAKEMVWIPVYNTKEIVVTRASVKGFTVHPVEYNLWLGKVWLDK